The Edaphobacter acidisoli genome contains the following window.
TTAGACACAATTCGGGCCACCGCCGAGCGCATCGCCCGCTCCCACCACCTCGACCTCGTCGATATCGAGTTTCAGGGCGGCGCGAAGCACCGCATCCTCCGCGTCTTCATCGAGAAGACCGCCGAGGAGCGCGCCAGACTCGCCGCCAGCGCCGCAGCAGACGAAAGCCTGCCCAAAGGCGTCCCCGCCGAGCAGCTCTCCGGCGTCACCCACGAGGACTGCGCCCTCTTCGCGCAGGACTTCGGCACCGTGCTCGACGTCGAAGACCTCATCCCCGGCTCCGAATACACCCTCGAAGTCTCCTCCCCGGGCCTCGAACGCAAGCTGCACAAACCGGAAGACTTCACCCGCTTCACCGGCAGCCTGGTCAAGCTCCAGACCTTTACGCCGGTCAACGACAACCGCCACTTCCAGGGCCGGCTGACACAATTTTCAAACAACACCCTGACCCTCGACCTCTCCGCCATCAAACAAAGAGGCAAGGCCAGAAAGAACCAGACAGAGCAGACCGTCGAGGTCCCTCTGTCGAACATCGAAAAAGCAAACATCGTTGCGGAGATTTAATCCGCACTCCGCAACAGCACGCATCACAAAGTAACACCCGAATTCAGCATTTGAAGGACGAGCAAAGCGATGCCAAGTGTTCTGTATCAAACAATCGAGACGCTCAGCAGGGACAAGGGAATCGAAGCCGACATCGTCGTCGGCGCCGTCGAGGACGCCATCGCCCTCGCCACCCGCAAGTACTACAAGACGCAGGAAA
Protein-coding sequences here:
- the rimP gene encoding ribosome maturation factor RimP, translated to MALALDTIRATAERIARSHHLDLVDIEFQGGAKHRILRVFIEKTAEERARLAASAAADESLPKGVPAEQLSGVTHEDCALFAQDFGTVLDVEDLIPGSEYTLEVSSPGLERKLHKPEDFTRFTGSLVKLQTFTPVNDNRHFQGRLTQFSNNTLTLDLSAIKQRGKARKNQTEQTVEVPLSNIEKANIVAEI